In Synechococcus sp. HK05, a genomic segment contains:
- the grrA gene encoding GrrA/OscA1 family cyclophane-containing rSAM-modified RiPP translates to MAPRSLLQLLTLTAAAAVFTETAQAAVYQAPDLSNPLENRIQALRDGAWQPQLNAAPGGQLIARYWGNGGGHNWGNGGRGGGWRNGGGGWGNGGRYYGGGVNVNLGWPNGGWGNGGWGNVLPSSFINW, encoded by the coding sequence ATGGCACCCCGTTCCCTTCTGCAGCTGCTCACCCTCACCGCTGCTGCCGCGGTGTTCACCGAAACGGCTCAAGCGGCTGTGTATCAGGCCCCTGACCTGAGCAATCCGCTCGAAAACCGGATTCAGGCCCTGCGCGATGGCGCCTGGCAACCCCAGCTGAACGCGGCCCCGGGCGGTCAACTGATCGCCCGCTACTGGGGCAATGGCGGTGGCCACAACTGGGGCAACGGTGGCCGTGGTGGCGGCTGGCGCAATGGCGGCGGCGGCTGGGGTAATGGCGGCCGCTACTACGGCGGCGGCGTGAATGTGAACCTGGGCTGGCCCAATGGCGGTTGGGGTAACGGCGGCTGGGGCAACGTGCTGCCGAGCAGCTTCATCAACTGGTGA
- the grrP gene encoding extracellular substrate binding-like orphan protein GrrP yields the protein MAVRLTALTGALLSLTLGVLQPAQAETVLERVSRTGRLNTVVLNGDLPYTTQQGNAYVGLGMEFAKEIQKELSDYTGKPVQLVPQPVNSINEGLAAIASGAVDLSCGAGFSWGRAMFVDYSLPFALSGTRLITPPGNDGTPAALQGKTIGAVKNSLAAHAIEKTVSGGELALFENPAAALEALKNGEVQFLAGDSLWLLANRAAVDPAGNVTPTVPYNRSAVGCVVPENNSGLLNLSNLAIAKLMQAYINDDPSALQRINQWVGPGSTVNLSQDVIKAYFTNVLLTAALLNLS from the coding sequence ATGGCTGTTCGACTAACCGCACTAACCGGAGCTCTGCTCAGCCTCACGCTGGGAGTTCTGCAGCCGGCCCAGGCCGAAACCGTGCTCGAACGCGTGAGCCGCACCGGCAGGCTCAACACCGTGGTGCTCAACGGCGACTTGCCTTACACCACCCAGCAGGGCAATGCCTACGTGGGCCTTGGCATGGAGTTCGCCAAGGAGATCCAGAAAGAGCTGAGCGATTACACGGGCAAGCCCGTGCAACTGGTGCCGCAACCCGTGAACTCCATCAACGAGGGGCTCGCGGCGATCGCCAGCGGCGCTGTTGACTTGTCCTGCGGTGCCGGCTTCAGCTGGGGCCGCGCCATGTTTGTCGACTACTCCTTGCCCTTCGCCCTGAGTGGCACGCGCCTGATCACCCCCCCCGGCAATGACGGCACCCCCGCTGCGCTGCAAGGCAAAACCATTGGCGCGGTGAAGAACAGCCTCGCGGCCCACGCCATCGAAAAAACCGTCAGCGGCGGTGAGTTGGCACTGTTTGAAAATCCTGCCGCCGCCCTCGAGGCCCTCAAGAACGGCGAGGTGCAGTTTCTCGCCGGCGACAGCCTCTGGCTGCTGGCCAATCGAGCCGCGGTGGATCCAGCCGGCAACGTCACCCCCACGGTTCCATACAACCGCTCTGCGGTGGGCTGCGTGGTGCCTGAGAACAATTCCGGCCTGCTCAACCTCAGCAACCTGGCCATCGCCAAGTTGATGCAGGCCTACATCAACGACGATCCCTCTGCCCTGCAGCGCATCAACCAGTGGGTGGGCCCTGGCAGCACGGTGAATCTGAGCCAAGACGTGATCAAGGCCTATTTCACGAATGTGCTCCTCACCGCCGCACTGCTGAATCTGTCCTGA
- the cbiE gene encoding precorrin-6y C5,15-methyltransferase (decarboxylating) subunit CbiE — MIEVIGTDAGAPASLPPAQQELLRQAALVAAPRRLHAAVQSWVGDGGPALIASDQPEPLLEQLRSLDAAQPVVVLASGDPLWFGIGRLLLEGLPAERLRFHPAASSLQLAFARIGRPWQDASWLSLHGRDPEPLAARLQQRPGALAVLTDPSRGGAETVRRCLRAAGLEQAYGFWLCERLGHSAERVQRLAPDDPLPADLDPLHLVVLVAEPPALPAHLPLFGLPDGVFLQHPDRPGLMTKREVRIQLLADLDLPQEGVLWDVGAGVGSVGLEALRLRPALQLWALEQRGGSAALIKANAARLGVQPVRVLEGRAPEALAELPDPDRVLIGGGGRDRRALLEAVLERLRPGGVVVIPLATVEALAELRPVLERAGLTVAVAQHQAWRGAPLADGTRLAPLNPVLVLRGERRAPATTA; from the coding sequence ATGATTGAGGTGATCGGCACTGACGCTGGCGCACCGGCCAGCCTGCCGCCGGCTCAGCAAGAGCTGCTTCGCCAGGCCGCGCTGGTGGCCGCACCCCGCCGTCTGCACGCCGCTGTGCAGAGCTGGGTTGGTGATGGCGGGCCCGCACTGATCGCCAGCGATCAGCCGGAGCCGCTGCTGGAGCAGCTGCGCAGCCTTGATGCCGCGCAACCGGTGGTGGTGCTCGCCAGTGGCGATCCCCTCTGGTTTGGCATCGGGCGGCTGCTGCTGGAAGGGCTCCCGGCCGAACGGCTGCGGTTTCACCCGGCCGCCAGCTCCCTGCAGTTGGCGTTTGCCCGTATCGGTCGGCCCTGGCAGGACGCCAGCTGGCTCAGCCTGCATGGCCGCGACCCCGAGCCTTTGGCCGCGCGGTTGCAGCAGCGACCCGGCGCCTTGGCGGTGCTCACCGACCCAAGCCGCGGTGGTGCCGAAACGGTGCGCCGCTGCCTGCGGGCCGCGGGGCTGGAGCAGGCCTACGGCTTCTGGCTCTGTGAGCGGCTTGGCCACAGCGCCGAGCGGGTGCAGCGCCTGGCGCCCGACGATCCCCTTCCCGCCGATCTCGATCCGCTGCATTTGGTGGTGCTGGTGGCCGAGCCGCCGGCGCTGCCGGCGCACCTGCCCCTGTTTGGTCTGCCGGATGGGGTGTTTCTGCAGCATCCGGATCGCCCCGGGTTGATGACGAAGCGCGAGGTGCGCATTCAGCTGCTGGCCGATCTCGATCTGCCCCAGGAGGGCGTGCTTTGGGATGTTGGGGCCGGCGTGGGTTCGGTGGGGCTGGAGGCGTTGCGGCTGCGGCCAGCCCTGCAGCTCTGGGCCCTTGAGCAGCGCGGCGGCTCGGCGGCCTTGATCAAAGCCAACGCGGCTCGGCTCGGCGTGCAGCCGGTCCGCGTGCTGGAGGGGCGCGCCCCCGAAGCTTTGGCGGAGCTGCCTGATCCTGATCGTGTGCTGATCGGCGGCGGTGGCCGCGATCGCCGTGCCCTGCTGGAAGCCGTGTTGGAGCGCTTGCGCCCTGGCGGCGTGGTGGTGATTCCGCTGGCCACCGTGGAAGCGCTGGCTGAGCTGCGGCCCGTGCTCGAGCGGGCCGGGCTCACCGTGGCTGTGGCGCAGCATCAGGCCTGGCGCGGGGCTCCCCTGGCGGATGGCACCCGCCTGGCGCCGCTCAATCCTGTGTTGGTGCTGCGGGGCGAGCGGCGGGCGCCAGCAACGACGGCCTGA
- a CDS encoding DUF192 domain-containing protein, whose product MNMRTLRQALLALGLMLAPGTLQAKEPPQMLPVEAEWCLPSQQCIQLEVADEAQEQAMGLQLRGPLPPLRGMWFPFEDELLRFWMHRTPEPLDMVFINDNRVIAIEEAATPCPRLPCRSYGPNEPGDGVVELAAGEARRLGIVVGSEALIRPLRPSLLAPAARPAAPTQD is encoded by the coding sequence ATGAACATGCGCACGCTCCGCCAAGCCCTGCTGGCCCTAGGGCTGATGCTGGCCCCCGGCACGCTCCAGGCCAAAGAGCCACCGCAGATGCTGCCGGTGGAAGCGGAGTGGTGCCTGCCGAGCCAACAGTGCATCCAGCTGGAGGTGGCCGATGAAGCACAGGAGCAGGCCATGGGGCTGCAACTGCGCGGCCCGCTGCCGCCTCTGCGGGGCATGTGGTTTCCGTTTGAGGATGAGCTGCTGCGCTTCTGGATGCACCGCACGCCCGAACCGCTCGACATGGTGTTTATCAACGACAACCGCGTGATCGCCATCGAGGAAGCCGCCACGCCCTGCCCGCGGCTGCCCTGCCGCAGTTATGGCCCGAATGAACCAGGCGATGGCGTGGTGGAGCTGGCGGCTGGAGAAGCACGCCGTCTCGGCATCGTGGTGGGGAGTGAAGCCCTGATCCGGCCCCTCAGGCCGTCGTTGCTGGCGCCCGCCGCTCGCCCCGCAGCACCAACACAGGATTGA
- a CDS encoding response regulator transcription factor produces MSSATLLLLGQEAEALAPRLEASGYTCHLGEAGIEAGCDLAVLGAELADQLPQLLQRIGAVPVLLDIGTDSVAARSRLLRSGATDFWLSSAGASDLLMRLRLHRKLLEKGRPPEDRLSLGDLSLIPSRHEVRRGQRIVPLTAREYALLLLLMEHSGQVLSRDQILRQVWHDQRGAASNVIEVYVRYLRQKLEEQGEKRLIHTVRGQGYCLSDGPPPR; encoded by the coding sequence ATGAGTAGCGCCACGCTGCTGCTGCTTGGCCAGGAGGCCGAAGCCCTGGCACCGCGGCTGGAAGCCTCCGGCTACACCTGCCACCTCGGGGAAGCAGGCATCGAAGCCGGCTGTGATCTAGCGGTGCTCGGCGCCGAGCTGGCTGATCAGTTGCCACAGCTGCTGCAGCGGATCGGCGCTGTGCCGGTGCTGCTCGACATCGGCACCGACAGCGTGGCGGCCCGCTCACGTCTGTTGCGCTCGGGGGCCACCGATTTCTGGTTGTCGTCAGCCGGAGCGAGCGATCTGTTGATGCGCCTGCGCCTGCACCGCAAGCTGCTGGAGAAAGGCCGCCCGCCGGAGGATCGCCTCAGCCTCGGCGATCTGAGCCTGATTCCCAGCCGCCACGAGGTGCGCCGCGGCCAGCGGATTGTGCCGCTCACGGCCCGGGAATACGCCCTTCTGCTGCTGCTGATGGAGCACAGCGGCCAGGTGCTCAGCCGCGATCAGATCCTGCGTCAGGTGTGGCACGACCAGCGCGGCGCGGCCAGCAACGTGATCGAGGTGTACGTGCGCTATCTGCGCCAGAAGCTCGAGGAGCAAGGGGAAAAGCGACTGATCCACACTGTGCGGGGCCAGGGCTATTGCCTCAGCGATGGCCCACCACCGCGATGA
- a CDS encoding NAD(+) kinase has product MPCVGLIVNDGKDLALATADSIEVRLRGAGYDVLRASSASGMVGFANPDQHLRAKGHAACVPAGFEPSMAMAMVLGGDGTVLSAARMTAPIDVPILTINTGHLGFLAETYLPELEQALEQVIAGEWTVEERTTLVVSVMRGEQRRWEVLCLNEMALHREPLTSMCHFEIAVGRHAPVDIAADGVILSTPTGSTAYALSAGGPVITPDCPVLQLTPIAPHSLASRALVFSDQEPVTVFPATPERLMMVVDGSAGCYVWPEDRVLIRRSDHPVRFVRLADHEFFQVLRNKLGWGLPHVAKPGAPA; this is encoded by the coding sequence GTGCCCTGCGTCGGACTCATCGTTAACGACGGCAAGGACCTGGCCCTGGCCACCGCCGACAGCATCGAGGTGCGCCTGCGCGGGGCGGGTTACGACGTGCTGCGGGCCAGCAGTGCCTCCGGGATGGTGGGTTTTGCGAACCCCGACCAGCACCTGCGTGCCAAGGGGCATGCTGCCTGTGTGCCCGCAGGGTTTGAACCGTCCATGGCCATGGCCATGGTGCTCGGCGGCGACGGCACGGTGCTCTCCGCCGCCCGAATGACGGCACCGATCGATGTGCCGATCCTCACGATCAACACCGGCCATCTGGGCTTTCTGGCCGAAACCTATCTCCCAGAACTCGAGCAGGCTCTCGAGCAGGTGATCGCGGGCGAGTGGACGGTGGAGGAGCGCACCACCCTGGTGGTGAGCGTGATGCGGGGCGAGCAGCGCCGTTGGGAGGTGCTCTGCCTCAACGAGATGGCCCTGCACCGCGAGCCGCTCACCTCGATGTGCCATTTCGAGATCGCCGTGGGCCGCCATGCCCCCGTCGACATCGCTGCCGACGGCGTGATCCTCTCCACCCCCACCGGCTCCACCGCCTACGCCCTCAGCGCCGGCGGCCCGGTGATCACCCCGGATTGCCCGGTGTTGCAGCTCACCCCGATCGCCCCCCACTCCCTGGCCTCGCGGGCGCTGGTGTTCAGCGATCAGGAACCCGTCACGGTGTTTCCGGCCACGCCGGAGCGGCTGATGATGGTGGTGGACGGCAGCGCCGGTTGCTACGTGTGGCCGGAAGACCGGGTGCTGATCCGCCGCAGCGACCACCCGGTGCGCTTCGTACGCCTGGCCGATCACGAGTTTTTCCAGGTGCTGCGCAACAAGCTGGGCTGGGGCCTGCCGCACGTGGCCAAACCCGGCGCCCCGGCATGA
- the pheS gene encoding phenylalanine--tRNA ligase subunit alpha, which produces MSATISLQQLTEQLEQLEAEAVKAIGAAGSAAELEDLRVGLLGKKGKLSAVLGAMGKLPGDERPLVGQRANVLKEQVQGLLGERLTAVKAAAMAERIAGETLDVTMPATFTPAGHRHPLISTIEEITDIFAGLGYRVEEGPEIETDHYNFSALNIPPHHPARDMQDTFYLSEHELLRTHTSPVQIRHLENNPPPVRIVAPGRVYRRDAVDATHSPVFHQVEVLAIDEGLDFSHLRGTVTTFLQRFFGDLPVRFRASYFPFTEPSAEVDVQWRGRWLEVMGCGMVDPAVLEGLGIDPERYSGFAAGLGVERFCMVRHGIDDIRRLFTSDLRFLEQF; this is translated from the coding sequence GTGAGCGCCACGATCAGCCTGCAGCAGCTCACCGAACAACTGGAGCAGCTGGAGGCCGAAGCCGTCAAAGCGATCGGTGCCGCTGGATCCGCTGCCGAACTGGAAGACCTGCGCGTGGGTCTGCTGGGCAAGAAGGGCAAGCTCTCGGCGGTGCTCGGCGCCATGGGCAAGCTGCCGGGCGATGAACGGCCGCTGGTGGGTCAGCGGGCCAACGTGCTCAAGGAGCAGGTGCAGGGTCTGCTGGGTGAGCGGCTCACGGCGGTGAAGGCGGCTGCCATGGCAGAGCGGATCGCCGGCGAAACCCTGGATGTGACCATGCCGGCCACGTTCACCCCGGCCGGCCACCGCCACCCCCTGATCAGCACGATCGAGGAGATCACCGACATCTTTGCGGGCCTCGGTTATCGGGTGGAGGAAGGCCCGGAGATCGAAACCGACCACTACAACTTCAGCGCCCTCAACATCCCGCCGCACCACCCGGCGCGGGACATGCAGGACACCTTTTATCTGAGCGAGCACGAGCTGCTGCGCACCCACACCTCCCCGGTGCAGATCCGCCATCTGGAGAACAACCCGCCGCCGGTGCGGATCGTGGCTCCGGGCCGGGTGTATCGCCGCGATGCGGTGGATGCCACCCACTCGCCGGTGTTTCACCAGGTGGAGGTGTTGGCGATCGATGAAGGGCTGGATTTCAGCCACCTGCGCGGCACCGTGACCACCTTCCTGCAGCGCTTCTTCGGCGATCTGCCCGTGCGCTTCCGCGCCAGCTACTTCCCCTTCACCGAACCCTCCGCCGAGGTGGATGTGCAGTGGCGCGGCCGCTGGCTGGAGGTGATGGGCTGCGGCATGGTGGATCCGGCGGTGCTGGAGGGCCTCGGCATCGATCCCGAGCGCTACAGCGGCTTCGCCGCCGGCCTGGGCGTGGAGCGCTTCTGCATGGTGCGCCACGGCATCGACGACATCCGCCGCTTGTTCACCAGCGACCTGCGCTTCCTTGAGCAGTTCTGA
- the surE gene encoding 5'/3'-nucleotidase SurE — MRILISNDDGVFAAGIRTLAAEAASRGHQVTVVCPDQERSATGHGLTLQTPLRAERADELFAPGITAWACSGTPSDCVKLALFALLEEWPDLVLSGINHGPNLGTDTLYSGTVSAAMEGTIEGLPALAVSSADFKWRQFEPAARIALDVAEGMLAAGWPASTLLNLNVPPLAAEAIGPLRWCRKAVRRYTDQFDKRVDPRGRTYYWLAGEVANDLEAEVAGPADWPIDVAHVAAGGVSLTPLQPELFWRGDAAALPQLPLGR, encoded by the coding sequence TTGCGGATCCTGATCAGCAACGACGACGGCGTGTTCGCCGCCGGCATCCGCACCCTCGCTGCTGAGGCCGCCTCCCGCGGCCATCAGGTGACGGTGGTGTGTCCCGATCAGGAGCGCTCCGCCACCGGCCATGGCCTCACCCTGCAGACCCCCTTGCGGGCGGAGCGGGCTGATGAGTTGTTCGCCCCCGGCATCACCGCCTGGGCCTGCAGCGGCACCCCCAGCGACTGCGTGAAGCTGGCCTTGTTTGCCCTGTTGGAGGAGTGGCCCGATCTGGTGCTTTCCGGCATCAACCACGGCCCCAACCTGGGCACCGACACCCTTTATTCCGGCACGGTGAGTGCGGCGATGGAGGGCACGATTGAAGGGCTGCCGGCTCTGGCCGTGAGCAGCGCCGACTTCAAGTGGCGGCAGTTTGAGCCGGCGGCCCGCATCGCCCTCGATGTGGCCGAAGGAATGCTGGCGGCCGGTTGGCCAGCCTCCACGCTGCTCAACCTCAACGTGCCGCCCCTGGCCGCTGAAGCGATCGGCCCGCTGCGCTGGTGCCGCAAGGCCGTGCGCCGCTACACGGATCAATTCGACAAGCGGGTGGATCCCCGCGGCCGTACCTACTACTGGCTTGCTGGCGAGGTGGCCAACGACCTGGAGGCCGAGGTGGCGGGTCCCGCCGATTGGCCGATCGATGTGGCCCATGTGGCCGCGGGCGGGGTGTCGCTCACACCGCTTCAGCCGGAGCTGTTCTGGCGGGGCGATGCCGCCGCGCTGCCTCAGCTGCCGCTGGGGCGATAG